One genomic region from Chelmon rostratus isolate fCheRos1 chromosome 11, fCheRos1.pri, whole genome shotgun sequence encodes:
- the LOC121613535 gene encoding glycogen phosphorylase, liver form-like: MRGWSSEAAGSSSSSAPPRCFLAETDRCPGLEVVLETKRSFNGPLHFRLVKDRNVATLDYYFALAHTVRDQLVARWIRTQQYTNEKDPKMVIRNIAASGKFSSNRTISLYAQSQPSGVKISSSNEPLFES, from the exons ATGAGAGG CTGGAGCTCAGAAGCTGCAGgatcatcctcatcatcagccCCCCCCCGTTGCTTTTTGGCGGAAACAGATCGGTGTCCGGGGCTCGAAGTTGTGCTGGAGACCAAGCGGAGTTTTAACGGACCCCTCCACTTCAGGCTGGTGAAGGACCGGAACGTAGCAACTCTGGACTACTACTTCGCCCTGGCCCACACGGTCCGGGACCAGCTTGTGGCCCGCTGGATCCGCACCCAGCAGTACACTAACGAGAAAGACCCCAAG ATGGTGATCCGCAACATCGCTGCCTCTGGAAAGTTCTCCAGCAACCGGACCATCTCCCTGTACGCTCAGAGTCAACCATCAGGCGTGAAGATCTCATCGTCCAATGAACCGCTGTTTGAGTCCTGA